In the Kaistia algarum genome, one interval contains:
- a CDS encoding DUF707 domain-containing protein, protein MATILVGGVYLTDKPSTIDDAVAAFSASRQHTVTQRWISLGSAPQSPVAHTLRHVGERTPKYQLLNSLFGDASNFDWIVACDDDVEFPEDFVDRLIALADRHDFALFQPARSRESYIDHAITARIEGIAARRTRFVEIGPVTVLRRDAARLLLPFTDTEGMGWGLDFVWPAIVEAAGLRLGIVDAVPVHHRLRPSAVNYSYAEAEASMTAVVGAAGHLSRHEAYRVLETYP, encoded by the coding sequence ATGGCGACAATCCTGGTCGGCGGCGTCTATCTGACGGACAAGCCGAGCACTATCGACGATGCGGTCGCCGCCTTTTCGGCGAGCCGGCAACATACGGTAACTCAGCGCTGGATCTCGCTAGGCTCCGCGCCGCAGAGTCCGGTGGCCCATACGCTGCGCCATGTCGGCGAGCGAACGCCGAAATACCAGTTGCTGAATTCACTGTTCGGGGATGCCTCAAACTTCGACTGGATCGTCGCCTGTGACGACGATGTGGAGTTTCCGGAAGATTTTGTGGATCGTCTGATCGCACTGGCCGACCGGCATGACTTCGCCCTCTTTCAGCCCGCGCGCTCGCGCGAGAGCTATATCGACCATGCCATCACCGCGCGGATCGAAGGCATCGCCGCGCGGCGCACGCGTTTCGTCGAGATTGGTCCGGTGACCGTGCTGCGGCGCGATGCGGCTCGGCTGCTGCTCCCCTTCACCGACACCGAGGGTATGGGCTGGGGGCTCGATTTCGTCTGGCCGGCGATCGTCGAAGCGGCGGGCCTCCGGCTCGGCATCGTCGACGCGGTCCCGGTGCATCACCGTCTGCGGCCATCCGCGGTCAATTACAGCTATGCCGAGGCCGAGGCGAGCATGACGGCGGTTGTCGGCGCGGCTGGGCATCTGTCGCGGCACGAAGCCTACCGCGTGCTGGAGACCTATCCGTGA
- a CDS encoding NUDIX hydrolase gives MARSAVPTPQEAHEPANAAVDLVAVLVAVTEGEPRVMTLEGGRALPSGPFETGHRSLQSGLRAWVERQTHHPLGYVEQLYTFADRDRAGGEAGRRTIAISYLGLTRENDVPDEAGAGWRGWYDYFPWEDRRSGVPAILREAIGPALARWSGYAPTEAAQRERLQRAAIHFGLDGAPWNEELVLQRYELLYEAGLVPEAREAAKDNFVAGRPMAGDHRRILATGIARLRAKIKYRPVVFELMQPAFTLYQLQRSVEALAGLLVHKQNFRRLVEQQELVEETGATTSETGGRPARLYRFRHQVLAERAAAGTKLPLTRS, from the coding sequence ATGGCCCGATCGGCAGTCCCGACCCCGCAGGAAGCTCACGAGCCGGCCAATGCCGCGGTCGATCTCGTCGCCGTCCTTGTTGCCGTTACCGAGGGCGAGCCACGCGTGATGACACTGGAAGGGGGCCGCGCCCTCCCCTCAGGTCCATTTGAGACCGGCCATCGTTCCCTGCAGTCGGGACTGCGAGCCTGGGTCGAGCGGCAGACCCATCATCCGCTCGGCTATGTCGAACAGCTCTATACCTTCGCCGACCGCGACCGCGCCGGCGGAGAAGCCGGCCGGCGCACCATCGCGATCAGCTATCTCGGCCTCACACGGGAGAACGACGTACCGGACGAGGCCGGCGCCGGCTGGCGCGGCTGGTATGATTATTTTCCCTGGGAGGATCGGCGCTCCGGTGTTCCGGCCATCCTCAGGGAGGCGATCGGCCCGGCGCTGGCACGCTGGTCCGGATATGCCCCGACGGAGGCAGCCCAGCGCGAACGGCTCCAGCGCGCCGCGATTCATTTCGGTCTCGATGGAGCGCCCTGGAACGAGGAACTCGTGCTGCAGCGATACGAGTTGCTCTATGAGGCCGGGCTGGTTCCGGAAGCCCGCGAGGCGGCCAAGGACAATTTCGTCGCCGGCCGACCCATGGCGGGCGACCATCGCCGCATCCTCGCCACGGGAATCGCCCGCCTGCGCGCCAAGATCAAATACCGCCCCGTCGTCTTCGAACTGATGCAGCCGGCCTTCACGCTCTACCAACTGCAGAGAAGCGTCGAGGCACTCGCCGGCCTCCTCGTGCACAAGCAGAATTTCCGCAGGCTCGTCGAACAGCAGGAACTCGTCGAGGAAACCGGCGCCACCACCTCGGAAACCGGGGGCCGCCCGGCCCGCCTCTATCGTTTCCGCCACCAGGTGCTGGCCGAACGCGCTGCCGCCGGAACGAAATTGCCGCTCACACGGTCTTGA
- the rfbC gene encoding dTDP-4-dehydrorhamnose 3,5-epimerase, protein MQLTRLPIADLAVIEPARFGDDRGFFSEVFREEWFRREVEDVALVQENHSLSRPAGTIRGLHFQAPGHPQGKLVRVVRGSILDVVVDIRRGSPTYGQHCAVELSAANGRQLWCPVGFAHGFCTLEPDTEVVYKVSDYYSKADDRGLAFDDPALGITWPCDIASATLSDKDRRQPKLAELPDYFVYGGNG, encoded by the coding sequence ATGCAGCTCACTCGACTTCCGATCGCAGATCTCGCCGTGATCGAGCCCGCCCGTTTTGGCGATGATCGCGGTTTTTTCAGCGAGGTCTTCCGGGAGGAGTGGTTCCGCCGCGAGGTCGAGGATGTTGCCCTCGTCCAGGAAAACCATTCGCTGTCGCGCCCGGCCGGCACCATCCGCGGCCTGCACTTCCAGGCGCCCGGCCATCCACAGGGCAAGCTGGTGCGCGTCGTCCGCGGTTCGATCCTCGATGTCGTCGTCGACATCCGCCGAGGCTCGCCGACCTATGGCCAGCATTGCGCTGTCGAGCTCTCGGCCGCCAATGGCCGCCAGCTCTGGTGCCCGGTCGGCTTCGCGCATGGCTTCTGCACGCTCGAGCCCGATACCGAGGTCGTCTACAAGGTCAGCGACTATTATTCCAAGGCCGATGATCGCGGACTTGCCTTCGACGATCCGGCACTTGGCATCACCTGGCCGTGCGACATCGCCTCGGCGACGCTTTCCGACAAGGACCGCCGGCAGCCGAAGCTCGCGGAACTGCCCGATTATTTCGTCTATGGCGGAAACGGCTAG
- the rfbD gene encoding dTDP-4-dehydrorhamnose reductase produces the protein MRMAVTGRSGQVALSLAERAEASGFELVTLARPEIDLADPASVEAAVLAAAPDVVVSAAAYTAVDKAESEADLAARVNRDGPQALARAATRLGIPIVHLSTDYVFDGTKGSPYMETDPTSPLGVYGATKLAGEAAIASVTPDHAILRTSWVYSPFGSNFVKTMLRLASTRDRLTVVADQFGRPSYAPDIAAAVFAVARRLIETEDESGRGVFHLTGTGDANWYEFASAIIAGSIARGGRSVQVAPITTADYPTPAKRPADSRLDCSRLASVHGIALPEWRGSLELCLDRLHAG, from the coding sequence TTGCGCATGGCGGTGACCGGCCGCAGCGGTCAGGTTGCGCTCTCGCTTGCCGAGCGCGCCGAGGCTTCCGGCTTCGAACTGGTGACGCTGGCCCGGCCCGAGATTGACCTCGCCGATCCGGCCTCCGTGGAAGCGGCAGTGCTTGCCGCGGCGCCCGATGTCGTCGTCTCGGCAGCGGCCTATACGGCGGTCGACAAGGCCGAGAGCGAGGCGGATCTGGCGGCGCGCGTCAATCGCGACGGTCCGCAAGCGTTGGCGCGGGCTGCGACTCGGCTCGGCATCCCGATCGTGCATTTGTCGACCGACTACGTCTTCGACGGCACCAAGGGCTCGCCCTATATGGAGACCGATCCGACCAGCCCGCTCGGCGTCTATGGCGCGACGAAACTGGCCGGCGAGGCGGCGATCGCCTCGGTGACGCCCGACCATGCGATTCTGCGCACCTCCTGGGTCTATTCGCCCTTCGGTTCGAATTTCGTGAAGACCATGCTGCGGCTCGCCTCAACGCGCGATCGGCTGACGGTGGTTGCCGATCAATTCGGCCGGCCGAGCTATGCTCCCGATATCGCCGCCGCTGTCTTCGCCGTCGCCCGCCGGTTGATCGAGACGGAGGATGAGTCGGGACGCGGTGTGTTTCACCTGACCGGCACCGGCGACGCGAACTGGTATGAATTTGCATCCGCGATCATTGCCGGCAGCATCGCACGCGGGGGCCGTTCGGTCCAGGTCGCGCCGATCACGACTGCCGATTATCCGACGCCAGCGAAGCGGCCGGCCGATTCGCGCCTCGATTGCAGCCGGCTCGCCAGCGTTCATGGCATCGCGCTTCCGGAATGGCGCGGGTCGCTGGAGCTTTGCCTCGATCGGCTTCACGCCGGCTGA
- a CDS encoding glycosyltransferase family protein, producing MSASISLLLIGETADSIRSRLAGFAGQDPGLEVVIVDRTEGFVAAGVAEEFAQAFPVTVLRQGPASLAMAGNLAVFGASAPILLLLDPEATPESGLAAAHVAAHRRASEANAVIGTVSAGSSNALGHALLGDRPRLFSFGWRESTPRIPARGEAWGGSVSVRRDFLIRHGLFDPLGRPGFEDVEWAWRLCERPLAPVFAPEARMRLTGSESVDDYLARAFRHGLQEDLQRHGRRRSLADRIGRPADWLNRRKMRTVGATALFAAARQAEAERPGSPMAVRALLTALFAAWREGRSDAIRRQTDAARSSLSPGD from the coding sequence GTGAGCGCGTCGATCTCGCTGCTGCTCATCGGCGAGACGGCCGATTCGATCCGGTCGAGGCTCGCGGGCTTTGCCGGTCAGGATCCAGGGCTTGAGGTGGTGATCGTCGACCGGACGGAGGGTTTCGTTGCCGCCGGGGTCGCGGAGGAATTTGCGCAGGCGTTTCCCGTCACCGTGCTGCGGCAGGGGCCGGCAAGCCTCGCCATGGCCGGCAACCTCGCGGTCTTCGGCGCGAGCGCGCCGATCCTGCTTTTGCTCGACCCCGAGGCGACGCCGGAGTCGGGCCTCGCCGCGGCGCATGTCGCTGCCCATCGCAGGGCAAGCGAAGCCAATGCCGTGATCGGCACCGTCTCCGCGGGGTCGAGCAATGCGCTTGGCCATGCGCTGCTCGGCGACCGGCCCCGGCTCTTTTCCTTCGGATGGCGCGAGAGCACGCCGAGAATTCCCGCGCGAGGGGAGGCCTGGGGCGGCTCGGTGTCGGTCAGGCGCGACTTCCTGATCCGCCACGGCCTGTTCGATCCGCTCGGCCGGCCGGGCTTCGAGGATGTCGAGTGGGCATGGCGCCTGTGCGAGCGGCCATTGGCCCCGGTCTTTGCGCCGGAGGCTCGTATGCGGCTTACGGGCAGCGAAAGCGTTGACGACTATCTGGCGCGTGCGTTCCGCCACGGGCTGCAGGAGGATCTGCAGCGACACGGCCGGCGGCGTTCGCTCGCCGATCGTATCGGCCGCCCCGCCGACTGGCTGAACCGGCGGAAAATGCGCACCGTGGGTGCCACCGCCCTCTTTGCTGCCGCGCGCCAGGCAGAAGCGGAACGGCCTGGCTCGCCGATGGCGGTGCGAGCACTCCTCACTGCGCTTTTTGCCGCTTGGCGCGAGGGTCGCAGCGATGCGATCCGCCGGCAGACAGACGCGGCGAGGTCATCGCTGTCACCCGGCGACTGA
- the nadA gene encoding quinolinate synthase NadA, whose amino-acid sequence MGSTEVLARTAPIYERVKRVIPPFEWPVFADDVDAILRLKRERNAVILAHNYQTPEIFHGVADIVGDSLALARMAMNVDADVIVLAGVHFMAETAKLLNPSKTVLIPDREAGCSLADSITPADVRLLRQRYPGVPIITYVNTSAAVKAESDICCTSGNARAVVESLGVPRVIMIPDEYLARNIAAETDVEIISWAGHCEVHELFTAAEVRQLRADHPGVVVLAHPECPPDVLAEADFAGSTAAMSDYVGTRKPPRVVLLTECSMSDNVAVQHPELDFIRPCNLCPHMKRITLGNIRDALEQNRHEVQVDPKLADRARRAVERMLEVR is encoded by the coding sequence ATGGGATCGACCGAGGTGCTGGCGCGGACCGCACCGATCTATGAGCGCGTGAAGCGGGTCATCCCGCCCTTTGAATGGCCGGTCTTCGCCGACGATGTCGACGCGATTCTCCGCCTGAAGCGCGAGCGGAACGCCGTCATCCTCGCTCATAATTACCAGACGCCAGAGATCTTCCACGGCGTCGCCGACATTGTCGGCGACAGCCTGGCGCTGGCCCGCATGGCCATGAACGTCGATGCCGATGTCATCGTGCTCGCGGGCGTCCATTTCATGGCTGAGACCGCAAAGCTGCTGAACCCGTCCAAGACGGTGCTGATCCCCGATAGGGAGGCCGGCTGCTCGCTCGCCGACTCGATCACGCCCGCCGATGTTCGCCTTCTGCGCCAACGCTATCCCGGCGTGCCGATCATCACCTATGTCAACACTTCGGCGGCGGTGAAGGCTGAATCCGACATCTGCTGCACGTCGGGCAACGCCCGTGCCGTGGTCGAATCGCTCGGCGTGCCGCGCGTGATCATGATCCCCGACGAATATCTCGCCCGGAACATCGCGGCGGAGACCGATGTCGAGATCATCTCCTGGGCCGGGCATTGCGAAGTGCATGAGCTCTTCACGGCCGCCGAAGTGCGCCAGCTACGCGCGGATCATCCGGGCGTCGTCGTCCTCGCGCACCCCGAATGCCCGCCCGATGTGCTCGCCGAAGCCGATTTCGCCGGCTCGACGGCTGCGATGTCGGATTATGTCGGCACGCGGAAGCCGCCTCGGGTCGTGCTGCTGACCGAATGCTCGATGAGCGACAATGTCGCAGTCCAGCACCCTGAACTCGACTTCATTCGCCCCTGCAATCTCTGTCCGCACATGAAGCGGATCACGCTCGGCAACATTCGCGACGCGCTGGAGCAGAACCGCCACGAGGTCCAGGTCGATCCGAAACTCGCGGACCGCGCCCGCCGCGCCGTCGAGCGCATGCTGGAGGTGCGGTGA
- the rfbB gene encoding dTDP-glucose 4,6-dehydratase: protein MRVIVTGGAGFIGSALVRHLVSDLGAEVLTVDKLTYAGNLASLQSIANAPNHRFTKLDICDGAGIAEAFETFRPTHVMHLAAESHVDRSITGAKDFIETNVIGTFTLLEAARRYWGGLDGEAKRDFRFLHVSTDEVYGSLGADGLFTEETPYDPSSPYSSSKAASDHLAIAWQRTYGLPVVVSNCSNNYGPYHFPEKLIPLTILNALSGKTLPVYGNGANVRDWLYVEDHAKALATIVTRGEPGHKYNVGGRNERSNIEVVRRICAILDQLKPSAAPHDRLITFVADRPGHDQRYAIDATKLERSLGWQAAETFDSGIEKTVRWYLDNDWWWRPLRDGVYGGERLGVLEKTG from the coding sequence ATGCGCGTCATCGTCACCGGAGGGGCGGGGTTCATCGGCTCGGCGCTGGTGCGCCATCTCGTTTCCGATCTTGGCGCCGAGGTGCTCACGGTCGACAAGCTGACCTATGCTGGCAATCTTGCCTCGCTGCAGAGCATCGCCAACGCGCCGAACCATCGCTTCACCAAGCTCGACATCTGCGACGGAGCAGGGATTGCCGAGGCGTTCGAGACGTTCCGCCCGACGCATGTCATGCATCTGGCGGCAGAAAGCCATGTCGACCGCTCCATCACCGGCGCCAAGGATTTCATCGAGACCAATGTCATCGGCACCTTCACCCTGCTGGAGGCGGCGCGGCGCTATTGGGGCGGCCTCGACGGCGAGGCGAAGCGCGATTTCCGCTTCCTGCATGTCTCGACCGATGAGGTCTATGGCTCGCTCGGCGCCGACGGGCTCTTCACGGAGGAGACGCCCTATGATCCGTCTTCGCCCTATTCCTCGTCCAAGGCGGCGTCGGACCATCTCGCCATCGCCTGGCAGCGGACCTATGGCCTGCCGGTCGTCGTCTCCAATTGCTCGAACAATTACGGGCCGTATCATTTTCCCGAGAAGCTGATCCCGCTCACGATCCTGAACGCGCTCTCCGGCAAGACGCTGCCGGTCTACGGCAATGGCGCCAATGTCCGGGACTGGCTCTATGTCGAGGACCACGCCAAGGCGCTGGCGACGATCGTCACGCGCGGGGAGCCAGGCCACAAGTATAATGTCGGCGGCCGCAATGAGCGCTCCAATATCGAGGTGGTGCGGCGCATCTGCGCGATCCTCGATCAGTTGAAGCCCTCCGCCGCGCCGCATGACCGGCTGATCACCTTCGTCGCCGATCGTCCGGGCCACGATCAGCGCTATGCGATCGACGCCACCAAACTGGAGCGGTCGCTGGGCTGGCAGGCCGCGGAGACCTTCGACAGCGGTATCGAGAAGACCGTGCGCTGGTATCTAGATAATGACTGGTGGTGGCGGCCGCTGCGCGATGGCGTCTATGGCGGCGAGCGTCTTGGCGTTCTGGAAAAGACAGGCTGA
- the nadC gene encoding carboxylating nicotinate-nucleotide diphosphorylase encodes MALSQTQLAPLPAILIEPLVRAALLEDLGRAGDITTDSIVPSDQRATTVLAARQTGTIAGLDLAALAFRLIDPAIEFHREKRDGDPVAPGDVVARISGPARGILTGERVALNFLSRLSGIASATSALAEAIRHERATIVCTRKTTPGLRAVEKYAVRAGGGGNHRFGLDDAVLIKDNHIAMAGGVAIAIERAKAGVGHLVKIEVEVDTLEQLAEALPLGVDAVLLDNMSLDQLREAVAMVGGRALTEASGRVTPASAPAIAATGVDLISVGWLTHSAPILDIGLDFAD; translated from the coding sequence ATGGCCCTTTCGCAAACGCAGCTCGCCCCCCTGCCCGCCATCCTGATCGAACCGCTGGTCCGCGCCGCGCTGCTGGAAGATCTCGGCCGCGCCGGGGACATCACCACAGACTCTATCGTGCCGTCCGACCAACGGGCGACGACCGTCCTCGCCGCGCGCCAGACCGGCACCATCGCCGGCCTCGACCTCGCGGCGCTTGCCTTTCGTCTGATAGACCCGGCCATCGAGTTCCATCGCGAAAAGCGGGACGGCGACCCCGTCGCGCCGGGAGACGTCGTCGCGCGCATCTCCGGTCCTGCACGCGGTATTCTGACGGGTGAACGCGTGGCGCTCAACTTTCTGAGCCGCCTCAGCGGCATCGCCTCGGCCACATCGGCACTCGCGGAAGCCATCCGCCACGAGCGCGCGACGATTGTCTGCACCCGCAAGACGACGCCGGGCCTCCGCGCGGTCGAGAAATATGCGGTCCGCGCCGGCGGCGGCGGCAATCATCGCTTTGGACTCGACGATGCCGTTCTCATCAAGGACAACCACATCGCCATGGCCGGCGGCGTCGCCATTGCCATCGAGCGCGCCAAGGCCGGCGTCGGCCATCTGGTCAAGATCGAGGTCGAGGTCGACACGCTGGAGCAGCTTGCGGAAGCGCTGCCACTCGGCGTCGATGCCGTGCTGCTCGACAATATGTCGCTCGACCAGTTACGCGAAGCGGTTGCCATGGTCGGTGGCCGGGCGCTGACCGAGGCGTCGGGCCGCGTCACCCCCGCAAGCGCCCCGGCGATCGCCGCGACCGGCGTCGATCTGATCTCGGTCGGCTGGCTGACGCACAGCGCGCCGATCCTCGACATCGGGCTCGACTTCGCGGACTGA
- the ytfQ gene encoding galactofuranose ABC transporter, galactofuranose-binding protein YtfQ — MPLREERSRQTEEIVTYLKKLALAASIATCLSSAAMAAETVGFSQIGSESGWRAAETSVTKQQAEKLGINLKFADAQQKQENQIKAIRGFIAQGVDAILVAPVVATGWDDVLTEAKEAKIPVVLLDRGIDGPEDLYLTSVASDQVKEGEVAGGWLVGAVKDKECKVVELQGTVGSTPAINRKKGFEQAIAGHSNITIIRSQTGDFTRSKGKEVMEGFLKAENGGKSICAVYAHNDDMAVGAIQAIKDAGLKPGKDILVVSIDGVPDIFAAMVAGEANATVELTPNMAGPAFEALAAFKKDGTVPPKFIITESKLYTPADDPQGEYDRRKGLGY, encoded by the coding sequence ATGCCGCTGAGGGAGGAACGCTCGCGGCAAACGGAGGAAATCGTGACCTATTTGAAGAAACTTGCCCTCGCGGCAAGCATCGCCACCTGCTTGTCTTCTGCAGCCATGGCAGCCGAGACGGTTGGCTTCTCGCAGATCGGATCCGAGTCCGGCTGGCGCGCCGCCGAGACCTCGGTCACCAAGCAGCAGGCCGAGAAGCTCGGCATCAACCTGAAGTTCGCCGACGCGCAGCAGAAGCAGGAAAACCAGATCAAGGCGATCCGCGGCTTCATCGCGCAGGGCGTCGACGCGATCCTGGTCGCTCCGGTTGTCGCCACCGGCTGGGATGATGTCCTGACCGAAGCCAAGGAAGCCAAGATCCCCGTCGTGCTGCTCGATCGCGGCATCGACGGACCGGAAGACCTCTATCTGACCTCGGTCGCTTCCGACCAGGTCAAGGAGGGCGAGGTCGCCGGTGGCTGGCTGGTCGGCGCGGTCAAGGACAAGGAATGCAAGGTCGTCGAGCTGCAGGGCACCGTCGGCTCCACGCCTGCGATCAACCGCAAGAAGGGCTTCGAGCAGGCGATCGCCGGCCATTCCAACATCACCATCATCCGCAGCCAGACGGGCGACTTCACCCGCTCGAAGGGCAAGGAAGTGATGGAAGGCTTCCTGAAGGCCGAGAATGGCGGCAAGTCCATCTGCGCCGTCTACGCCCACAATGACGACATGGCCGTCGGCGCGATCCAGGCGATCAAGGACGCCGGCCTGAAGCCCGGCAAGGATATCCTCGTCGTCTCGATCGACGGCGTTCCGGACATCTTCGCCGCGATGGTGGCCGGCGAGGCCAACGCGACGGTCGAACTGACGCCGAACATGGCAGGCCCGGCCTTCGAGGCGCTCGCCGCCTTCAAGAAGGATGGCACGGTCCCGCCGAAGTTCATCATCACCGAATCCAAGCTCTATACTCCGGCGGATGATCCGCAGGGCGAGTATGATCGCCGCAAGGGCCTCGGTTACTGA
- a CDS encoding L-aspartate oxidase, whose product MDIDGLNGLPVIVGAGLAGLMTALCLAPAPAIVLSAGPLGDGTSSGWAQGGVAAAVGPDDAPELHLADTLLAGDGLCDKAAARHIIEAGPVTIERLAALGVRFDRNADGTLALGLEAAHGRRRIVHAAGDATGSEIMRAIVAAARMTTSIRVLEGAEARRLVMEDGRIAGIDVAMGERAFRIATNRVVMATGGIGGLFERSTNPRGSFGQGLAMAARAGAELCDLEFIQFHPTALDGTSRPMKLISEAVRGEGAVLVDEAGERFLAGEPGAELAPRDVVARAVWRHMSAGHTVFLDARRAPPSGFARRFPAIDALCRAEGFDPASQPIPIRPAAHYHMGGIRVDAEGRSSVQGLWAAGEVASTGLHGANRLASNSLLEAAAMAMNVAASMTGVAAVQHRGGGEISPIGAADPALVQPILSRGAGVVRDRGRMLAALDALAPFVTEGGPASDPAIVALMIVTSALAREESRGAHFRSDFPLHAPIAASSVTTLAAALASAALLPASPPLARSA is encoded by the coding sequence ATGGACATAGACGGCCTAAACGGCCTTCCCGTCATCGTCGGTGCCGGTCTCGCCGGCCTGATGACGGCGCTGTGTCTCGCACCGGCTCCGGCCATCGTCCTCTCGGCCGGACCGCTCGGCGACGGGACTTCGAGCGGCTGGGCGCAGGGCGGCGTTGCCGCCGCCGTCGGGCCGGACGATGCGCCCGAGTTGCATCTCGCCGATACACTTCTCGCCGGCGACGGACTTTGTGACAAAGCCGCTGCACGGCACATCATCGAGGCGGGACCGGTGACGATCGAACGTCTCGCCGCACTCGGAGTCCGCTTCGACCGTAATGCGGACGGAACACTGGCTCTCGGCCTCGAGGCGGCGCATGGCCGCAGGCGGATCGTGCACGCTGCCGGTGACGCGACCGGCAGCGAGATCATGCGCGCGATTGTAGCAGCCGCGCGGATGACGACGTCGATCCGCGTCCTCGAAGGCGCCGAAGCTCGCCGGCTCGTCATGGAGGATGGCCGCATCGCGGGCATCGATGTCGCCATGGGCGAACGCGCCTTTCGGATCGCGACCAACCGCGTCGTGATGGCGACCGGCGGCATCGGCGGCCTGTTCGAGCGCTCGACCAATCCGCGTGGCTCCTTCGGCCAGGGTCTCGCCATGGCCGCGCGGGCAGGAGCGGAACTCTGCGATCTCGAATTCATCCAGTTCCACCCGACCGCGCTCGACGGCACCAGCCGGCCGATGAAGCTGATCAGCGAGGCGGTGCGCGGCGAGGGCGCGGTTCTGGTCGACGAGGCCGGCGAACGCTTCCTGGCCGGCGAGCCGGGAGCAGAACTCGCCCCCCGCGATGTTGTCGCCCGCGCCGTCTGGCGGCATATGTCGGCCGGCCACACGGTGTTTCTCGACGCGCGCCGTGCCCCGCCAAGCGGCTTCGCCCGCCGCTTTCCCGCGATCGATGCTCTCTGCCGCGCTGAGGGATTCGACCCGGCCAGCCAGCCGATCCCGATCCGGCCCGCGGCGCATTACCACATGGGCGGCATCCGCGTGGACGCCGAGGGCCGCAGCTCCGTGCAGGGCCTCTGGGCGGCGGGCGAGGTCGCCTCGACCGGACTGCACGGCGCCAACCGCCTCGCCAGCAATTCGTTGCTGGAAGCCGCAGCGATGGCGATGAACGTCGCCGCAAGCATGACTGGAGTCGCGGCGGTCCAACATCGCGGCGGCGGCGAGATCTCCCCGATCGGAGCCGCCGATCCGGCGCTCGTGCAGCCGATCCTCTCGCGCGGCGCCGGCGTGGTGCGCGATCGCGGCCGGATGCTGGCCGCGCTGGATGCTCTCGCCCCGTTTGTGACGGAGGGCGGGCCGGCCAGCGATCCGGCCATCGTCGCCTTGATGATCGTGACCTCGGCGCTGGCGCGAGAGGAAAGTCGCGGCGCGCATTTCCGCAGCGATTTTCCGCTCCATGCGCCGATCGCCGCGAGCTCCGTGACGACTCTGGCCGCGGCGCTCGCCAGCGCCGCGCTGCTGCCTGCCTCCCCTCCCCTCGCCCGGAGCGCCTGA